The genomic segment ACATCTATGGAGCTGCTGGCCAGCTACTCGCCTAGTGAGCCCGAATgactcagccccagctgggcagtcGCCTGCGCGCTCCTCGGGGCAGGGGGCCGGTGGAGTTGTGTGTGTGCAGACGGGAGCCAGGAGGGCCTGGCCAGTGCTGGTAATCTCCAGGCTTCAGGGCccaagctgggcagcagcaggtggtCAGGAAGGACGTTGGCGGCTGGGTGTAGGGTCTAGCACGAGGCCCTGCTGGAGGCGGAGGGCAGAGGTAGCAGGCCAGGCTTGGAGCTCCCTTCTCAGTGGGCGGCCATGCGCTCTGCGGCCTGGGAGGGGCGTGGTTTGGGGGAGCCGGGGAGGAGGGCTGCCAGCCGCTGGTCGTGGTGTGGTGGGTGGAGGGATCCTGGTGGGGCGAGtcgggggagcagctgctggagtgcTGAGCTCTCCCGGGGCAGCTCCTGGGAATGGCTGCAGCGAGCGACAGGTGGGAGGCAGCCGGGATGGGACGTTCTCCCGTGGCCTCGGGCTCCTCCTTGCGTCCCGCCAgggcctcctggccccctccccagctaacgctctcccctcccacccgcgGGCTCTAGGAAAGCCAGGCGCTCACTGACGTGGAGAGGGCCATCGAGATTGTGATCAACAACTTCCACCGCTACGGGGTGAAGGGCCGGAAGGAGTGCCTGACCCCCAACGAGCTCCgggagctggtggtgcagcagctgcccaacCTGTCCAAGGTAAGAGGAACCCTCCCCCCGGGCGGGCCGGGAGCTTGGTGGCCCAGAGACCAGCCCTGACGGAGCACGTTGGCTGGGGGTGACGCAGCAGTGTGGGGGGTGGCCCCCATTCATCCAGGGTGCTCTCACTGAACCTGCCTCCATGGACCCCCGAGATCCCAACCCAACAGACCCCACCCACTGCGCCCCAGTCCCATCAGCCTGTGCCAGCCTGGGCCTCACCTCTTCCACAGCCCCGCCCAGCAGCAGGATCCCTCGCTGCACCCCCTTTCCCTTGGGGAGCACAGTGCCCTGCTCCCCTCTGACagcgccccctctccccacagcacgTCTGCTCGCTGGATGAGAAGATCGAGAGCCTTGGGGACCCGGACGAGGCCAAGGTGGAGTTTGGCGAGTACTGGGCCATCATGGGTGAGGCGGCCAAGGGCTGCCGGGTGAAGTaacaggctgcaggggagccacGGACCACCAGGCCTCGGACCATCTCTACGGGGAGCGAGCGAGAGACTGTCGGCCAAAACACAGTGTTAATCCTTCCGGGGCACCTCTGCCTCGTCCCACAGCTTGGGAACCGCTTCATTCTGGGCTCTCTCTCCACCTGCCTCCTGGTCTAGAACCTCACCATTTGGGGGCCCATCTTGCCTGCTCTAGAAACCTCCAACCCCCCCACTCAGCTGTGCTAGAACCGTTTCCTTCTGGgccgcctgccctgccctgccctgcaataGCGCCTAGAATGGCTCTTTTGGAGAAACGCCCCCACTCGAGTTCCACAGGGTCAGTGATGGGGTCTCCGCCCCAGCCGTTGCTGCCCCATCCCAGTGGCCTGACCCTCTCCATAGTCCAACAGCAGCTTTCTGGCTCCTTTCTCAGACAACCCACAGGTGCTAGGGGTTGATTGGCCCTCTCACTCTGGAACCGTGGCCATCCGTCCCAGTAGTGTAGGAACTTAACGCCCTCAATTTCAATCTTGCCAGGTCTGGAACCGCAATGTGCCATTTTTCTAGCTCTCTTGTTCTAGAACCTTTTGGCCTTGGGGTTCCCCCCAGTTCTAGAACATAAGCACGTGCCATCTTCTAGTTCCCTCACTCTAGAAACTTTTCACTGTTGTGGGTTTCCCCCAGTTCTAGAACAGCAACAGGTGCCATTTTCCGTCTCTCTTGCTCTAGAACCTTTACTCTTGGGGTTGTCCAGTTCTGGAACTGTAAGGTGCAGGAGTTTTAGCTACTCGACTCTGGAACCTTTGCTTCGGGGGTTCCCTCCACCcagcccttgtcccccgacccctctccCTGGTTCTAGGATCTCTCCCTGGAGTGCTCGGTGTCACTGCTTTGGGGGGTGGAGCTAGGcaccaggaggggggcctggggtctgcggggtgagggggctggaaggaggggagggggctgggagctgggctgaggcATGGGACCAGGGCTCTAGGCAggcggcagggctgggtggagggCAGTGTGTGGCGTGACATGAGGCCATTGTGAGTCTGGGGTCTTTGGTTTGTCTATGGGGTGTGGGGCTCAGTTActggctctgtgtggctccccccagctcctcagaTTGACGGCGAGACCCCAGGGCCACACGGCAGATtggggtgggtgagtgggggcccacccctccccccacagtgcaACAGCACGCAGCCCCCCCAGGCGTCCGCTGGCCCTGACAGCCCCACACTCCGAAGCTTAATGGTGCCCAgtgcatgggggctggggggggccatgCACCCCAAGGGCCCTGCTCTCCAGGCAGCCCTGACACGCTCCGACCCCACATCCTGCCCAGGGAAGCTTGGACTGTtccctgggagggaggcaggggccagGACTGCTGGGGAGGCTCGCCCTGGCACTAGAAGGGGAGTGGAATCTAGTGGGTAGAGCCGAGGATGTTGCAGTCAGGGACCCTGGGCACTAGTCCTGCTGGGGCAGTGCAggctagtggttggagcaggggccctGTGGTGAGCCAGCCTGTTCCTGATTCTgccttggcccagccccttccctggtcCTATCTTGGTCCATCCCCTGGAAGTGGGCACCCACCCAGAGGGGGCTGGTTGGCCCCAGGCCCCGGAGCACCGTGTTACTGGCACGACGTATTGCCCCCCCAGGGCACTGGGACTGGGGCACAGCtccgcccccagcctggccacAGGCCGCGCGCTGGGCTGGGACGCGGCTTGGCAGCCACTTGTCTCGCTTGCAAGAGTTTTGTATAAATCAATAAAGACACCAGTGGGGAACCTGGCCGAAGCCTGTTCTGTTCTGTGTCTgtgtggggcactggggaggggcccAAGTGCAAAGTGGGGcccggggggaaggggagccAAGGGCTCGAACCAAGAGGGGCACCCAGGGAcctgaggtgggagagggggatctGGGGGctcaagtgggggaggggaaagcaggggTCTGAGCTGGGCCAGAAGAGCTGGGGgcctgagtggggcaggggatggggcggggggggctgcaggggagcagggggccaTGGTGGGGCAAGGAAGCGGGCATccgtggtggggcaggggagcagggggccgcggtggggcagaggagtggggggctgcagtggggcaggaatGCCGGGGGGCTGACCTCACACCAAATGCTGGGATCCGAGCTCCAGGCCGGGCCCAATCAGGTTCGGGCTCTGGGGGCCGTGTTCTAAGATGGTGGCTGGGACCCAGTATCTGGGGAGGCCAATCCCggggggcagccatggggggGCATCTGGCGCCTGGTGCTTCCTGTGGGGCAgccatgggtgggggggtggcgtgtagcacctgctgcttcctggggggcAGTCATGGGGGGGGTGCCTGGTGCttcctgggggggggcagccagggtgtgtgtgtgtggggtgcctggtgcttcctgggggggggcagctagggtgtgtgtgtgtggggagcctggtgtttcctggggggggggcagccatgggtgtatgtgtggggggggtgcctggTGTTTCCTGGGGTGCAGCCATGGGGGGGCATCTGGCGCCTGCTGCTTCCTGTGGGGCAGCCAATGGGGGGGGCGTGTGGCGCCTGGTGTTTCCTGGGGGGCAGtcatggggtgtgtgtggtgcCTGGTGCTTCCTGTGGGGCAGCCATGGGGGGGCGCGTAgcacctgctgcttcctggggggcagtcatggggtgtgggtgtgtgtgtggggcgccTGGTGTttcctggggggcagccatggggggGTGTGGCGCCTGGTGCTTTGAGTCTGCCCCCCTGGGGCGCACCGAGGGGCACGGTCTGGCCACGCCTCAGGTTCATTTGGGTGGAATTCAGGGGGCCAGGTCCAGTGAGGGGCcgggcagctgccaccaccaccacagcccctGAGCTCCGCCAGCTCCCTGGAGGCATCCAGGGGTCGATCCCAAAGTCTGCCTGGGGGCAGCCCCACCGCCCGCCCTGGGAGCAAACGTGGACAGTGAAGGGCAGTGCCACTCCAACGGTGCTTGGGGGTCCCCTGGGACCAGCCGGTGATGCACCCACCCAAACCTGGGCCTCACCTGACCGTTCCCTCGGGGGCCTGTGAACCCTTCCCTTGCAGGGCGGCCTGACGGGGGCTCAGCAGAGCGAAGCCGAGCCGTGCCGGGGGTCGAGTTTGCAGGAGGTGAGTGTGGACGAGCACAGCAGAGGGGTAATGCCCTGGGCATGTGGGGTGGGGccccggcggggagggggacaggcGCCGCGCCCCTGTTCTGGAACAGGCTGTGTGTGACTGTTCCCTTGCCGGGGGCACGTTGCACAAGGACGACGGGTATGTCGGGCTGCTGCCATGATGAGAAATCGATGGCAATTAAAATGGAAGGGTGTGGGGCCTCGTTACCTGCCTCGCCCGCGGATGTGTCTCAGAGGCTCTAATCCCAGGGGCCCGTCACCAGCAGCGAGCGACTCCCGCACGTTGCAGGCCACCTGCCCCTGTATGGGACCCAGCCCCTCTGGGTGTGCTGGCAGGCACCCGGAGGCCATTCAGAGGCTTCGTGCTCCAGAGACTCCACCCTTCCTGCTAGGAGCAAATGGCTACGGGGGGAAGTGGGAGCCCAGACGCCTGGGTCCTCGCtgcagctctggaaggggagtgTGGTGTAATGGGCGGCGCGGGGCCCAGCAGCCTCGTGCCTCTTGACTTCTAAGGCTCAGCCACTTCGTACATGTTTTGCTCTGGGAACGGTGCAGTCTGCGAGAAACACCTGCAACGTCTTCGGTGCCCCCGCGAAAGAGGAGGGCTGGCCCCTGGCACGGGCCACGCAGGGAGTCCCGCTGAGACAGCCGCTTCCCGGGAACTGGCCTGTGTTTGTGTGCGGCC from the Carettochelys insculpta isolate YL-2023 chromosome 30, ASM3395843v1, whole genome shotgun sequence genome contains:
- the S100A14 gene encoding protein S100-A14, giving the protein MGQCSCRKKCKESQALTDVERAIEIVINNFHRYGVKGRKECLTPNELRELVVQQLPNLSKHVCSLDEKIESLGDPDEAKVEFGEYWAIMGEAAKGCRVK